One window of the Rhipicephalus sanguineus isolate Rsan-2018 chromosome 4, BIME_Rsan_1.4, whole genome shotgun sequence genome contains the following:
- the LOC119389874 gene encoding uncharacterized protein LOC119389874, with protein MAQKQHGELIHGLIGRLRSNAAKGNAPLVSSPFSEYESLKQFDNKLTGQMKDVLVEELANKGGINAAACTKRILCYLLCDNLAAEFSWLGKKGKRRFSELRLASCIIRSSGCDE; from the exons ATGGCTCAAAAGCAGCATGGGGAACTTATACATGGGCTGATCGGCCGGCTTCGGTCCAATGCTGCCAAAGGAAATGCACCTTTAGTTTCCAGCCCGTTCTCGGAGTACGAGTCACTGAAACAGTTCGATAACAAGTTGACTGGCCAGATGAAAGATGTGCTT GTGGAAGAGCTTGCCAACAAAGGTGGAATCAATgctgctgcgtgcacaaaaagaaTTCTTTGCTACCTGCTCTGTGACAATCTTGCAGCGGAATTCTCATGGCttggaaaaaaaggaaagcgtaGATTCAGCGAGCTCCGTCTTGCCTCTTGCATAATAA
- the LOC119389873 gene encoding uncharacterized protein LOC119389873: MFMFIFCLRVVTDNFLQMRFSIVEFTEEKTVAVVPNIWIVGGKCYWPPGPGCKMATVQKAKAPNKDWKMYSIVVKTTYSTYQEARRNLDQAQYSDVESEHLQKRKVSKPSRYISDDEVPTFHSRLTGSNGPSTDERMENTCANACDEFHEGGNQLQEVGNQQKGQMSKPSHTFNALLKPPSSFPGPSGSTHRDCDTPAENTEDLSSDSDESEDGCEMLDGQETETGMRDSGKL, encoded by the exons ATGTTTATGTTCATTTTTTGTCTGAGAGTGGTCACAGACAATTTTTTACAGATGCGCTTTTCCATTGTGGAATTTACTGAAGAGAAAACAGTAGCTGTTGTGCCCAACATATGGATTGTTGGTGGCAAATGCTATTGGCCACCAGGACCTGGCTGCAAAATGGCGactgttcaaaaagcaaaagCCCCCAACAAAGACTGGAAAATGTACAGCATTGTGGTGAAAACTACCTACA GCACATATCAAGAGGCTCGTAGAAATCTGGATCAAGCTCAGTACTCTGATGTTGAATCTGAGCACCTTCAGAAACGGAAG GTGTCAAAGCCAAGTCGTTACATCAGCGATGATGAAGTGCCTACTTTTCATTCACGCCTCACTGGTTCAAATGGACCGTCCACAGATGAAC GAATGGAGAACACTTGTGCAAATGCTTGCGACGAATTTCACGAAGGAGGAAACCAGTTGCAAGAggttggcaaccaacagaaagGACAG ATGTCAAAGCCAAGCCACACCTTCAATGCTCTTTTGAAACCCCCCAGCAGCTTCCCTGGCCCATCTGGTTCAACAC ACAGAGACTGCGACACTCCGGCAGAAAACACTGAAG ATCTTTCAAGTGACTCTGACGAATCGGAAGATGGTTGTG AGATGCTGGATGGCCAGGAGACTGAAACTGGCATGCGTGACTCTGGTAAACTGTGA